A region of Bacteroidota bacterium DNA encodes the following proteins:
- a CDS encoding zinc-dependent metalloprotease, giving the protein MKKLFYTISILALSLNTFAQQKVHVCGTDEHLQANLKADPALAAKKAQFEQNWKVAAQSYNPNDYKNTKSMGKAAAKKYIIPVVVHVFHSGTSSIENISDAQIKSEIAQLNKSFRNLNSDTNKRREIFKDIAADMEVEFRLAKKDPKGNCTNGIVRVYTPLSDNGDDVLKTKSVWDTKRYFNMWVVRSINRGSGIGVAGYAQFPFAAGALSAATDGVMVIYNEFGNIEKSLPGQTPNVTTTTHEAGHWLGLYHPFQDSDTCDSEGDGVFDTPKTFFRPTSSYPLRNECGNPTYNSCGGKDYRYIPEGGTTFISNVDLTKFGEALELPDMQENFMDYFIGSCASNMFTLQQKARVHFCLENYRSQLWDEENLLRIGVSDSSPANFCLTTSAIPSIYSNVNNICAGNAVTFSNNTYNGTATAYNWTFDGGTPATSTAANPGNVVYANPGVYNVKLSITTNGGTVDTTYVNYVNVANNVANNATLNFADWEYQNNWQEQGWSFVSENGRSKWVRQPGVSYNGGIASMKLEDDPFNQVPSSGFEQNFISPSFNLSAATNPTFNFAFATALTTGPGSATSADELRVYSSTNCGTTWTQMTGTGIPSLGTNISTTGTTRLDYTIGFVPTDKSKWREVSLVAPKQANVRFKITLLRKGGATFFLDDVRVSASGSLGIKDLAEAINFNIAPNPFSTSTELSYDLTTANEVKISVIDILGRDLGTVQEGKQQAGNHTAVLDKNTLGLTNGIYFVRVELGNQSFVKKIMVN; this is encoded by the coding sequence ATGAAAAAACTTTTTTATACAATTTCAATTTTGGCATTAAGCCTAAACACCTTTGCTCAACAAAAAGTACATGTTTGTGGTACAGATGAGCATTTACAAGCCAATTTAAAAGCCGATCCTGCTTTAGCAGCTAAAAAGGCACAGTTTGAGCAAAACTGGAAAGTAGCAGCTCAAAGCTATAACCCTAATGATTACAAAAACACAAAATCAATGGGTAAAGCAGCCGCTAAAAAATATATTATTCCTGTTGTGGTGCATGTTTTTCATTCAGGTACTTCATCAATTGAAAACATTTCCGATGCTCAAATTAAAAGTGAAATAGCTCAATTAAACAAAAGTTTCAGAAATTTAAATAGCGATACCAATAAACGCAGAGAAATTTTTAAAGACATAGCTGCTGATATGGAGGTTGAGTTTAGATTAGCTAAAAAAGATCCGAAAGGCAATTGTACCAATGGTATAGTTCGTGTTTATACACCACTTTCTGATAATGGCGATGATGTATTAAAAACAAAAAGTGTTTGGGATACCAAGCGTTATTTTAATATGTGGGTTGTAAGATCAATCAATAGAGGTAGTGGAATAGGTGTAGCGGGTTATGCTCAATTTCCTTTTGCTGCAGGTGCTTTATCAGCAGCAACTGATGGTGTAATGGTTATTTATAACGAATTTGGAAATATTGAAAAATCATTACCAGGTCAAACACCAAATGTAACTACCACTACCCATGAAGCAGGCCATTGGTTAGGTTTATACCACCCATTTCAAGATTCAGATACTTGCGATTCAGAAGGTGATGGCGTATTTGATACCCCAAAAACTTTTTTTAGACCGACCAGCTCATATCCTTTGAGAAACGAATGTGGTAACCCTACTTACAATTCATGTGGTGGTAAAGATTACAGATATATTCCAGAAGGAGGTACTACCTTTATTAGTAATGTTGACTTAACTAAATTTGGCGAAGCATTAGAATTGCCTGATATGCAAGAAAATTTTATGGATTATTTTATTGGTTCATGCGCAAGCAATATGTTTACTTTACAACAAAAAGCACGTGTTCATTTTTGCTTAGAAAATTATAGAAGCCAATTGTGGGATGAAGAAAATTTGTTAAGAATAGGTGTTAGCGATTCTTCTCCTGCTAACTTCTGTCTAACGACATCAGCAATACCAAGTATTTATTCAAATGTAAATAATATCTGTGCCGGAAATGCTGTTACATTCAGTAACAATACTTATAATGGAACAGCAACAGCCTATAACTGGACTTTTGACGGAGGTACTCCTGCTACATCAACAGCTGCAAACCCTGGTAACGTTGTTTATGCGAACCCAGGTGTATATAATGTAAAACTAAGTATTACTACTAACGGAGGAACCGTTGATACTACTTACGTTAATTATGTAAATGTAGCTAACAATGTAGCTAACAATGCAACATTAAACTTTGCTGATTGGGAATACCAAAATAACTGGCAAGAACAAGGCTGGAGTTTTGTTTCAGAAAATGGTAGATCAAAATGGGTTAGACAACCAGGTGTATCATACAATGGGGGAATAGCCAGTATGAAATTAGAAGATGATCCATTTAATCAAGTTCCTTCTAGCGGATTTGAGCAAAATTTCATTTCTCCATCATTTAATTTATCAGCAGCAACTAATCCTACTTTTAATTTTGCTTTTGCTACTGCTTTAACTACAGGTCCTGGCTCTGCTACTTCGGCAGATGAATTAAGAGTATACTCATCTACTAACTGCGGAACTACTTGGACGCAAATGACAGGAACAGGTATTCCTTCTTTGGGAACTAATATTTCAACTACGGGTACTACCAGATTGGATTACACCATTGGTTTTGTTCCAACTGATAAAAGCAAATGGCGTGAAGTAAGCTTAGTGGCTCCTAAACAAGCTAATGTGCGCTTTAAAATTACTTTACTTAGAAAAGGTGGGGCTACATTTTTCTTAGATGATGTAAGAGTAAGTGCCAGCGGATCTTTAGGTATTAAAGATTTAGCAGAAGCTATTAATTTTAATATAGCTCCAAATCCATTTAGTACTAGTACTGAATTAAGCTACGATTTAACTACAGCTAACGAAGTGAAAATTTCAGTAATTGATATTTTAGGAAGAGACTTAGGTACTGTGCAAGAGGGTAAACAACAAGCAGGTAACCATACTGCAGTACTTGATAAAAACACTTTAGGATTAACTAACGGTATTTATTTTGTAAGAGTTGAATTAGGAAACCAAAGTTTTGTAAAGAAAATTATGGTTAACTAA